Proteins found in one Aneurinibacillus uraniidurans genomic segment:
- a CDS encoding response regulator has product MISVLFVDDHEMVRIGVTSYLSAQPDMEVVGEAENGKQAVELALRLRPDIILMDLVMQEMDGIEATKQIMEQWPDARIIIVTSFLDDEKVYPALEAGATSYLLKTSRASDIADAVRATYHGQSVLEPEVTGKVMTRMRQRQERLPHEELTGREMEILLQIAQGKSNQEIADELFIALKTVKTHVSSILSKLGVQDRTQAVIYAFKHGLTT; this is encoded by the coding sequence ATGATTAGCGTACTGTTTGTCGACGATCATGAAATGGTGCGAATTGGTGTCACGTCCTATTTGTCCGCTCAGCCTGATATGGAAGTGGTTGGGGAAGCCGAAAATGGAAAACAGGCGGTAGAGCTTGCGCTCCGCTTACGTCCAGATATTATTCTAATGGATCTCGTCATGCAGGAGATGGACGGCATCGAGGCAACAAAGCAAATTATGGAGCAGTGGCCGGATGCAAGGATTATCATTGTAACGAGTTTCCTAGATGACGAGAAAGTATACCCTGCGCTCGAAGCCGGAGCGACGAGCTATCTTTTGAAGACATCAAGGGCGAGCGACATCGCAGACGCAGTCCGGGCCACTTATCATGGGCAGTCCGTGCTAGAGCCAGAAGTGACAGGAAAAGTCATGACTCGTATGCGTCAGAGGCAGGAACGTCTGCCGCACGAAGAGTTAACCGGACGAGAGATGGAAATTCTGCTGCAGATCGCGCAGGGCAAGTCCAATCAAGAAATTGCTGATGAATTATTTATTGCGTTGAAAACGGTCAAAACGCATGTCAGCAGCATCCTGAGCAAGCTTGGCGTGCAAGACCGTACTCAGGCCGTTATTTATGCATTTAAACATGGATTGACTACATAA
- a CDS encoding sensor histidine kinase, whose amino-acid sequence MNALQRQLALSIGLACLSAVITGLLTFLVYPLPDWSHLWTTELFGFPFVLAALGIIMGIGIGFGLVYGLFWQRQFQTIEGVLHELEQGRRIEAQPGSGVQEVDRIGIRIEKLQQQMGEQVKLSRKLAMEKAEDQEKRMQEIISQERHRLARELHDSVSQQLFAASMLMSAIAETPSTRNERETKQLRMVETMIHQSQLEMRALLLHLRPFALAGKSLQEGMEELLVELSQKVPLAIEWKIEPMQLDKGVEDHLFRILQEAISNTLRHAKASRLDVLLIERDNLIIMRIVDDGVGFDVESAKAGSYGLQNMRERAMELGGYSKIISLPGQGTSLEVRIPRMMTGGESDD is encoded by the coding sequence ATGAATGCACTTCAGCGCCAGCTTGCCCTTAGTATCGGTCTGGCTTGTCTGTCGGCGGTTATTACGGGTCTGCTGACTTTTCTTGTCTATCCTCTTCCCGATTGGTCTCATCTGTGGACGACAGAACTATTCGGATTTCCGTTTGTTCTCGCTGCATTAGGGATTATCATGGGGATTGGCATTGGTTTTGGACTGGTATACGGTCTATTCTGGCAGCGGCAGTTCCAGACAATAGAGGGCGTGCTGCATGAGCTTGAACAAGGTCGGCGTATCGAAGCGCAGCCAGGCAGTGGTGTGCAGGAAGTAGATCGGATTGGAATACGGATTGAGAAGCTTCAGCAGCAGATGGGAGAGCAGGTGAAGTTGTCCCGTAAGCTGGCGATGGAAAAAGCGGAAGATCAGGAGAAGCGGATGCAGGAAATCATATCGCAAGAGCGTCATCGGCTCGCCCGTGAACTGCACGATTCAGTTAGCCAGCAGTTGTTTGCTGCTTCCATGCTTATGTCAGCGATTGCCGAAACCCCGTCAACACGTAATGAACGGGAAACGAAGCAGTTACGTATGGTAGAGACGATGATTCATCAGTCACAATTGGAGATGCGTGCGCTTTTGCTTCATCTTCGTCCGTTTGCGCTTGCAGGGAAATCGCTTCAGGAAGGAATGGAAGAACTGCTGGTCGAGTTGTCGCAAAAAGTTCCGCTTGCGATTGAATGGAAAATCGAGCCGATGCAGCTCGATAAAGGTGTGGAAGATCACCTGTTTCGTATTTTACAGGAGGCGATCTCAAACACACTGCGTCATGCCAAGGCCTCTCGCTTGGATGTGCTGCTCATTGAGCGTGACAACTTGATTATCATGCGAATTGTCGATGATGGCGTTGGATTTGATGTGGAGTCTGCGAAGGCAGGCTCATACGGGCTGCAGAATATGCGGGAGAGAGCGATGGAGTTGGGTGGATATAGTAAAATTATTAGTCTGCCGGGGCAGGGAACGAGTCTGGAAGTACGAATACCAAGGATGATGACAGGAGGGGAATCAGATGATTAG
- a CDS encoding PAS domain-containing sensor histidine kinase codes for MANKIEEMCRDEQLLEPVVVGVGIFYEDEYVYVNPSFASIFGYAREEIIHKARLVDLVHPNDRDFVADQIRQRLSGEAASARYRARGVRKDGVVIDLELCGARTVYQGKSAVITMILDMTEQVQIAQALRESDERFRKAFDYSSIGMALISIEGQFLKVNAALCTMTGYIEEELLTKTYRMITHVDDRMEDREVVEQLVDGKINHVSYEKRYIHKYGRIIWILINVSIIRDECNVPLYFIAQIQDITERKQTEEMLRKSERLNAVGQLAAGVAHEVRNPLTVLKGFIQLMQAQRADEQQEHLALMLSEVERIEAIITEFLVLAKPQTIRFRTNNLAAIISHVAALISTKAVMNNIQISTRIAADLPHIECDENQIKQVFVNMLQNAVESMPEGGLIMVTAARLGTDRVMIRFIDEGCGIAKERIPHLGEPFYSNKEKGTGLGLMISYKIIENHKGTIKVESRVGKGSVFTIILPLSQCVEKPYES; via the coding sequence TTGGCAAATAAAATCGAAGAAATGTGCAGGGATGAACAACTACTTGAACCGGTAGTAGTTGGAGTCGGGATTTTTTATGAAGATGAGTATGTATATGTAAACCCTAGTTTTGCTTCTATATTTGGCTATGCAAGAGAAGAAATCATACATAAAGCTAGATTAGTTGATCTCGTACATCCAAATGATCGTGATTTTGTAGCAGATCAGATCAGACAGCGGTTGTCTGGTGAGGCGGCGAGTGCGCGGTATCGGGCACGTGGTGTTCGGAAAGATGGAGTTGTGATTGACCTTGAATTATGTGGAGCCAGAACCGTGTATCAGGGAAAATCAGCGGTTATCACAATGATACTCGATATGACAGAACAGGTTCAGATCGCACAGGCATTACGGGAAAGTGATGAACGGTTCCGCAAGGCATTTGATTATTCTTCAATTGGTATGGCGCTCATATCAATTGAAGGTCAGTTTCTTAAGGTAAATGCGGCGCTATGCACAATGACAGGTTACATAGAAGAGGAACTGCTTACGAAGACGTATCGGATGATTACGCATGTGGATGATAGAATGGAAGACAGGGAAGTGGTTGAGCAGTTAGTAGACGGGAAAATCAATCACGTATCGTATGAAAAACGATATATCCATAAATACGGTCGGATTATCTGGATTCTGATTAATGTGTCAATTATTCGGGATGAGTGTAATGTTCCCCTTTATTTCATTGCACAGATTCAAGATATTACGGAGCGTAAGCAAACGGAGGAAATGCTCCGCAAGTCAGAAAGGTTGAATGCAGTCGGACAGCTTGCAGCAGGTGTAGCCCATGAAGTTCGGAACCCGCTGACGGTACTCAAAGGCTTTATTCAGCTTATGCAGGCACAGCGTGCAGATGAACAACAGGAGCACCTAGCGCTGATGCTGTCAGAGGTGGAGCGTATTGAAGCGATTATTACGGAATTCCTTGTGTTGGCCAAGCCACAAACCATTCGTTTTCGCACGAACAATCTTGCGGCGATCATTTCACATGTAGCTGCGCTGATTAGCACAAAAGCGGTAATGAACAACATTCAGATTAGCACAAGAATCGCTGCAGACCTTCCACACATTGAATGTGATGAAAATCAGATTAAACAAGTATTTGTCAATATGCTGCAAAATGCAGTCGAATCAATGCCAGAAGGCGGGTTGATTATGGTTACAGCAGCTCGGCTTGGCACTGATCGCGTGATGATTCGTTTTATCGATGAAGGGTGTGGGATTGCCAAAGAACGCATTCCACATCTTGGTGAGCCATTTTACAGCAACAAGGAGAAAGGAACCGGGCTTGGCCTGATGATCAGTTATAAAATCATCGAGAATCATAAAGGAACAATAAAAGTGGAGAGCAGAGTAGGTAAGGGAAGCGTATTTACGATTATTTTGCCATTATCGCAGTGTGTTGAAAAACCTTACGAATCATAG
- a CDS encoding PspA/IM30 family protein, whose amino-acid sequence MKNLFARIKHSIAADFHEALDKKEQKNPIALLNQYLRECEQEVEKVRMLVERQYRLNEEFTREYSHAHSMAEKRKHQAEVALGAGETELYDFALQEQAQYEERAIRLQESQQQAAHQLAELERRYEEMRHKLKDMYIKRMELMGRENVARAQHRISRVLEPGGHMGTPFTRFEEMEHYLDRIERQVNMSYNHHTIDARIAQLEKLAKKDEVSSVS is encoded by the coding sequence ATGAAAAACTTATTTGCTCGCATTAAACATTCCATTGCCGCTGATTTTCATGAAGCACTTGATAAGAAAGAACAGAAAAATCCAATCGCGCTCCTAAATCAGTACTTGCGCGAATGTGAGCAGGAAGTAGAAAAAGTTCGGATGCTAGTTGAGCGTCAATACCGTCTTAACGAAGAGTTCACACGGGAATACAGCCACGCGCACAGTATGGCAGAGAAGCGCAAGCATCAGGCAGAAGTAGCGCTTGGGGCTGGGGAAACGGAATTGTATGATTTTGCGCTCCAAGAGCAAGCGCAGTACGAAGAACGGGCTATTCGATTGCAGGAATCACAGCAGCAGGCGGCTCACCAGCTTGCCGAGCTTGAACGTCGTTATGAGGAAATGAGACATAAGTTAAAAGACATGTATATTAAGCGAATGGAACTGATGGGTCGAGAAAATGTGGCGCGTGCCCAGCACCGCATCAGCCGTGTGCTCGAACCAGGCGGACACATGGGGACGCCATTTACACGCTTTGAAGAAATGGAACACTACTTAGATCGCATCGAACGTCAGGTGAACATGTCCTATAACCACCATACGATTGATGCGAGAATTGCACAGTTAGAAAAACTGGCAAAAAAAGATGAGGTTTCGTCCGTTTCGTAA
- a CDS encoding flagellar basal body rod protein — translation MKKFGLLLAGGVAAIVAIANFGPMIGLAISAAILYYAVKGFLLADSTCKKILWVLIGLAALSATLSNMPALFGVVAIGILYLVYKKWNEQPSHTKTPEDPFTNFEKQWDALRQS, via the coding sequence ATGAAAAAATTTGGTCTGTTACTAGCAGGAGGGGTTGCAGCAATCGTAGCTATTGCTAACTTCGGCCCGATGATCGGTCTTGCGATTAGTGCCGCTATTTTATACTACGCGGTAAAAGGATTCCTGCTTGCGGATTCCACATGCAAAAAAATCCTCTGGGTGTTGATCGGGCTTGCGGCATTAAGTGCAACTCTATCCAACATGCCAGCACTGTTCGGTGTAGTTGCCATCGGAATCCTGTACCTTGTGTACAAAAAGTGGAACGAACAGCCGTCGCATACAAAAACGCCAGAAGATCCATTCACGAATTTTGAGAAACAATGGGACGCACTGCGCCAATCTTAA
- the liaF gene encoding cell wall-active antibiotics response protein LiaF — translation MPHRSKTDFINWAIFISLIMLLLELSFSGGGAIFFVGSMIGCIYIGHKRLPRLTGKLFFWFGVVNLGIAVLNTVAFRFWAFILIAYIVVQFAQSKKNPHLIHPILGRSQPIINEETLVVRTPMFRNIWLGPRQTPEHAYEWNDIIVQTGIGDTVIDLSSTVLPKQENVIVIRNLVGNVQVLIPYDVGVSVHHSAVAGAATVFEYQEPTAFNRVLHIETPGYGQAGQKVKIMTVMLVGDLEVKRI, via the coding sequence ATGCCGCATCGCAGTAAGACGGATTTTATAAACTGGGCGATTTTTATCAGCCTGATTATGCTGTTGCTGGAACTTTCATTTTCTGGAGGCGGTGCGATTTTCTTTGTAGGTAGTATGATTGGGTGTATATACATTGGACATAAACGTTTGCCGCGCCTGACAGGGAAGCTATTTTTCTGGTTTGGTGTCGTAAACCTTGGGATTGCGGTGCTCAATACGGTCGCGTTTCGCTTCTGGGCGTTTATTCTGATTGCTTATATAGTCGTACAGTTCGCACAGTCCAAAAAAAACCCGCATCTCATTCACCCGATACTAGGTCGGTCGCAGCCGATCATAAACGAGGAGACACTCGTTGTTCGGACTCCTATGTTTCGCAACATATGGCTCGGCCCGAGACAGACACCGGAACACGCTTATGAGTGGAATGATATCATTGTGCAGACTGGCATCGGAGACACGGTGATTGATCTAAGCTCAACAGTGCTTCCCAAACAGGAAAATGTCATTGTCATTCGCAACCTGGTCGGGAATGTGCAGGTGTTAATTCCGTATGATGTAGGCGTAAGCGTGCATCATTCTGCTGTCGCGGGAGCGGCTACAGTATTCGAATATCAGGAGCCAACTGCGTTTAACCGTGTGCTCCATATCGAGACGCCAGGCTATGGACAGGCCGGTCAAAAGGTGAAAATTATGACAGTCATGCTGGTGGGCGATCTGGAGGTGAAGCGCATATGA